The Sporomusa termitida genome has a window encoding:
- a CDS encoding PrkA family serine protein kinase — translation MGNFDFASLIQTDRENRKHQHFSGTLLDYLAIVKDNPKVAMLAHQRMQELLAAPGVEIVKTEENPRLKRLYGNETLRRYKFFANDFYGIDKSIMKIMRYFHSAAMKGEEARQVLYLVGPVGAGKSSLMEALKKALEMSPPVYVIKDCPMREEPLHLIPKHLRPQFEKVLGVKIEGDLCPVCRYRLKNEYNGEFEQVPVAVAEFSVRSRKGVGVVPPVDPNNQDTSVLSGSVDISKMDLYAEDDPRVLALNGAFNVGNRGLVEFIEVFKNDVEYLHTMITATQEKSIPSPGKGSMIYFDGIILAHSNEAEWNKFKSDHTNEAILDRIVKVEVPYCLELDEEVKIYRKMLKNSAFDAHIAPHTIEVASMFAIMTRLAPTSKVEPLTKLRIYNGEEIVEKGSTRKVDIMELREEAQREGMSGISTRFIMKAIDTALSESEHNCINPLAVLDTLVKAVKDMVIADDEKKRYLGLLQDTIKKEYNKLLEKEVTRAFIHGYQEQAESLFNNYLDHSEAFVNATKLKDPNTGEELEPDVAFLQSIEEQIGITGTAALGFRQDVTSYMFSLLRNKGTIDYRSYEPLKEAIEKKLTASVRELSRVVTKARVRDKEQDGKYDAMVAEMNRSGYCDHCCNVILKYAANNLWRD, via the coding sequence ATGGGAAATTTTGATTTTGCCAGTCTGATTCAAACAGACCGTGAGAACCGGAAGCATCAGCATTTTTCCGGGACACTGCTTGATTATCTTGCAATTGTGAAGGACAACCCGAAAGTCGCCATGCTGGCCCATCAACGTATGCAGGAACTGTTGGCCGCACCTGGGGTGGAGATTGTCAAAACCGAGGAAAACCCCCGTTTAAAACGGCTTTACGGTAATGAAACCTTGCGCCGGTACAAGTTTTTTGCGAATGACTTCTACGGCATTGATAAAAGTATTATGAAGATTATGCGCTATTTCCATTCGGCCGCCATGAAGGGCGAGGAAGCGCGGCAGGTATTGTACCTGGTGGGACCGGTAGGGGCCGGCAAGTCCTCGCTGATGGAAGCGCTGAAAAAAGCCCTGGAGATGAGTCCGCCGGTGTATGTCATCAAAGACTGCCCGATGCGGGAGGAGCCGCTGCACCTGATCCCCAAGCACCTGCGGCCCCAGTTTGAGAAGGTGCTTGGGGTTAAGATTGAGGGGGACCTGTGCCCGGTTTGCCGTTACCGGCTTAAGAACGAATATAACGGCGAGTTTGAACAGGTGCCGGTGGCGGTGGCCGAGTTTTCGGTCCGGTCCCGGAAAGGGGTGGGCGTTGTGCCGCCGGTTGATCCGAATAATCAGGATACCTCGGTGCTGTCCGGTTCGGTTGATATCTCCAAAATGGACCTGTACGCCGAGGATGACCCGCGGGTGCTGGCGTTGAACGGGGCCTTCAATGTGGGCAACCGGGGCCTGGTGGAGTTTATCGAGGTCTTCAAGAATGATGTTGAGTATCTGCATACGATGATTACCGCGACCCAGGAGAAGTCGATCCCCTCGCCCGGCAAAGGGTCAATGATCTATTTTGACGGCATTATCCTGGCCCATTCCAATGAGGCTGAGTGGAACAAGTTTAAATCCGACCATACCAATGAGGCCATTCTGGACCGGATTGTCAAGGTGGAGGTGCCTTATTGCCTGGAGCTGGACGAGGAAGTCAAGATCTACCGCAAGATGCTTAAGAACAGTGCCTTTGACGCCCATATTGCGCCCCATACCATTGAGGTGGCGTCGATGTTTGCCATCATGACCCGCCTGGCCCCCACCAGCAAGGTGGAACCCCTGACGAAGCTCCGCATCTACAACGGGGAGGAGATCGTCGAGAAGGGCTCAACCCGCAAGGTCGATATTATGGAGCTCCGGGAAGAGGCGCAGCGGGAAGGCATGAGCGGTATTTCGACCCGCTTTATTATGAAAGCCATTGATACGGCTTTGTCCGAATCGGAGCATAACTGCATCAACCCGCTGGCGGTGCTTGATACTCTGGTGAAGGCGGTCAAGGATATGGTCATTGCCGACGATGAAAAGAAACGTTATCTGGGCCTGCTGCAGGATACGATTAAAAAAGAATACAACAAGCTGCTGGAGAAAGAGGTGACCCGGGCCTTTATCCACGGCTACCAGGAGCAGGCCGAAAGCCTGTTTAACAACTATCTGGATCATTCGGAGGCCTTTGTGAATGCCACCAAACTAAAAGACCCCAATACCGGCGAGGAGCTGGAGCCGGATGTGGCCTTCCTGCAGTCGATTGAGGAGCAAATCGGCATTACCGGTACGGCTGCGCTCGGGTTCCGGCAGGACGTAACCTCCTATATGTTTTCCCTGCTGCGCAACAAGGGCACCATCGACTACCGGAGCTACGAACCGCTCAAGGAGGCCATCGAGAAAAAACTGACCGCCTCGGTCCGCGAGTTGTCGCGGGTTGTGACCAAGGCCCGGGTGCGGGACAAGGAGCAGGACGGCAAATATGATGCGATGGTGGCGGAGATGAACCGGAGCGGCTATTGTGACCATTGCTGCAATGTGATCTTAAAATATGCGGCCAACAACCTCTGGCGGGATTAG
- the galE gene encoding UDP-glucose 4-epimerase GalE, whose amino-acid sequence MSILVTGGTGYIGSHTCVELLQAGYDVIIVDNLSNSKAAVLNRIKAITGQQPGFYQLDIRDRDKLDKVFAENRIEAVIHFAGLKAVGESVALPLAYYHNNITGTLVLCELMAQYGVKQLVFSSSATVYGVPERIPLGEDCGRSATNPYGRTKLMIEDILSDLYAADPAWGIALLRYFNPIGAHESGNIGEDPHDIPNNLMPYITQVAIGKRDKLSIFGNDYDTPDGTGVRDFIHVVDLAKGHLKALEKVLVSPGVTAYNLGTGQGYSVLELVRAFEQATGRPIPYVITGRRPGDIGICYADTTRAKAELGWVAEKNIEDMCKDAWNWQINNPQGYRDGM is encoded by the coding sequence ATGTCTATTTTAGTGACCGGCGGTACCGGCTATATCGGCAGCCACACCTGTGTGGAACTGCTCCAGGCAGGCTATGATGTAATTATCGTCGATAATCTCAGCAACAGCAAAGCGGCAGTGTTAAATCGTATCAAGGCCATCACCGGCCAACAGCCCGGGTTTTATCAGCTGGATATCCGGGACCGGGACAAGCTGGACAAAGTCTTTGCGGAAAACCGCATTGAGGCGGTTATCCATTTTGCCGGCCTTAAAGCGGTGGGCGAATCGGTGGCTTTGCCGCTGGCCTATTACCACAATAATATTACCGGCACGCTGGTGCTGTGTGAGCTTATGGCTCAATATGGGGTTAAACAGCTGGTCTTCAGTTCGTCGGCCACGGTGTACGGCGTACCGGAGCGTATTCCCCTGGGCGAGGATTGTGGCCGCAGTGCGACCAATCCCTACGGGCGGACAAAGCTGATGATTGAGGATATCCTGAGCGATCTTTATGCTGCCGATCCGGCCTGGGGCATTGCTTTACTCAGATACTTTAATCCGATCGGGGCGCATGAGAGCGGTAACATCGGGGAAGACCCGCATGACATCCCCAATAACCTGATGCCGTATATTACCCAGGTCGCCATTGGCAAACGGGACAAGCTCAGTATCTTCGGCAATGACTACGATACCCCTGACGGCACCGGGGTAAGGGATTTTATCCATGTGGTGGATCTGGCGAAAGGCCATCTGAAGGCGCTGGAAAAGGTACTGGTCAGTCCTGGTGTGACTGCCTATAACCTTGGCACCGGTCAGGGGTACAGTGTTCTGGAGTTAGTCCGGGCCTTCGAGCAAGCCACCGGGCGGCCAATCCCCTATGTAATTACCGGCAGGCGTCCAGGCGATATCGGCATATGCTATGCGGATACAACCAGGGCTAAAGCAGAACTGGGCTGGGTTGCTGAAAAAAACATTGAGGATATGTGTAAAGATGCCTGGAACTGGCAAATCAATAACCCCCAGGGCTACCGTGATGGTATGTAG
- the nifJ gene encoding pyruvate:ferredoxin (flavodoxin) oxidoreductase → MTKRRQQTMDGNTAAAYVSYHFTEVAAIYPITPSSSMAELVDEWSSQGRKNLFGQPVRVIAMQSEGGAAGTFHGCLQAGALAATYTASQGLLLMIPNMYKMAGELLPAVFHVSARALAANALSIFGDHQDVMATRQTGFALLASSGVQQVMDVSAVAHLAAIKGRIPFLHFFDGFRTSHEVQKIEVLESAEMEKLLDKEAVREFRRRALNPDQPVLRGTTQNPDIYFQTREAVNRFYLAIPALVEHYMGEINKLTGRNYQLFNYYGDPAAGRIIIAMGSGCDAIRETLDYLNAAGEKVGLVEVHLYRPFSIEHLLRAIPASVRKIAVIDRTKEPGAAGEPLYLDVRNAFFGQKAAPVIVGGRYGLGSKDFTPAHIAAIYKNLVLENPRNGFTVGIVDDVTGTSLPAYPADINTTPAGTTCCKFWGLGADGTVGANKNTVKIIGEHTDLHAQAYFAYDSKKSGGLTISHLRFGRQPIQSSYLITKADFVACHHQAYVGQYDVLAGLKPGGKFLLNCLWTPAELAANIPAAMKRYIASRSIGFYIINAVDIAQQLGLGGRINMVMQAAFFKLAAIIPLADAVRYLKDAVVQSYGKQGQAVIDMNWAAIERGTEQLHRVQVPQDWLSAVDEQAPCMGQLPDFIEQVMLPMNRQQGDQLPVSTFTGREDGTFPLGVTAWEKRGIAVKVPEWQAGPCIQCNQCSYVCPHAVIRPLLLNQEELNNAPAGLAVKPAQGYPGLQFHLAISALDCTGCGNCADICPAKEPALVMQPLASQQPYNDEWWSFAGTISVKPVPDKQQLTVKGSQFAQPLLEFSGACAGCGETPYAKLVTQLVGDRMMIANAAGCSTVWGGSAPSVAYTTNAKGQGPAWGFSLFEDNAEYGLGMHLGVQQVRRNLAGLIQTALAQPVGEPLASALQAWLTHKDQGEGTRERAERLLTALAAAKGSNALLNEIYGYRDFLVKRSQWIFGGDGWAYDIGFGGLDHVLAAGEDINVLVFDTEVYSNTGGQSSKATPTAAIAQFAAGGKEIRKKDLGIMMLSYGYIYVAQIAMGADKKQTLQAIAEAEAYPGPSLIIAYAPCVNHGIRGGLRSQLQAKQAVAAGYWPLYRFNPQLQAQGKNPFQLDSPEPTASFQEFLQSEVRYAALQRQFPDKAQVLFAKAEREAKDRIDSYRRLASQ, encoded by the coding sequence ATGACAAAGCGCAGACAACAAACCATGGATGGGAATACTGCCGCCGCCTACGTTTCCTATCATTTTACCGAGGTGGCGGCCATTTACCCGATTACCCCTTCCTCCTCAATGGCGGAGCTGGTTGACGAGTGGTCTTCCCAGGGACGTAAAAATTTATTCGGCCAGCCCGTGCGGGTGATAGCAATGCAATCTGAGGGCGGCGCGGCAGGAACCTTCCACGGCTGCCTTCAGGCCGGCGCGCTGGCGGCTACGTATACCGCTTCCCAGGGGCTGCTGCTGATGATTCCCAACATGTATAAAATGGCCGGCGAGCTATTACCGGCTGTTTTCCATGTAAGTGCCAGAGCGCTGGCGGCGAATGCGCTGAGCATCTTTGGCGACCACCAGGATGTAATGGCCACCCGCCAGACCGGGTTTGCCCTGCTGGCCTCCAGCGGGGTGCAGCAGGTTATGGATGTAAGCGCAGTGGCGCATTTGGCCGCCATCAAAGGCCGGATACCGTTTCTCCACTTTTTCGACGGCTTCCGTACCTCCCATGAGGTCCAGAAGATTGAGGTTCTGGAATCTGCGGAAATGGAAAAGCTGCTGGATAAAGAAGCCGTCCGGGAGTTCCGCCGCCGGGCGCTTAACCCGGACCAGCCGGTACTCCGAGGCACGACCCAGAATCCGGATATTTATTTCCAGACCCGGGAGGCGGTTAACCGGTTTTACCTGGCAATCCCTGCTCTTGTTGAGCACTATATGGGGGAAATCAACAAACTTACCGGTCGCAATTATCAATTGTTCAATTATTACGGCGATCCGGCTGCCGGCCGCATTATTATTGCGATGGGATCAGGCTGTGACGCGATCCGGGAAACGCTTGACTATCTGAATGCCGCCGGGGAAAAAGTTGGCCTGGTTGAGGTTCATCTGTACCGGCCTTTTTCCATTGAGCACCTGCTGCGCGCAATTCCTGCGAGCGTGCGGAAAATTGCTGTCATCGACCGGACCAAAGAACCCGGGGCGGCGGGAGAACCGCTATACCTGGATGTCAGGAACGCATTTTTTGGCCAAAAGGCGGCACCGGTCATTGTCGGCGGCAGGTACGGCCTGGGATCAAAGGATTTTACGCCGGCCCACATTGCGGCAATCTATAAGAATCTGGTCCTGGAAAATCCGCGGAACGGCTTTACGGTCGGCATTGTGGATGATGTAACCGGTACTTCTCTGCCCGCATATCCGGCCGACATCAATACGACCCCGGCCGGAACCACCTGCTGCAAATTCTGGGGACTGGGCGCAGACGGCACTGTGGGCGCCAACAAAAATACTGTTAAGATTATCGGTGAGCATACCGACTTGCATGCGCAGGCTTATTTTGCTTATGACTCCAAAAAATCCGGCGGTCTGACGATATCCCATTTGCGCTTCGGCCGGCAGCCCATACAATCCTCCTACCTGATCACTAAGGCTGATTTTGTGGCTTGTCATCATCAGGCTTATGTGGGCCAGTATGATGTACTGGCCGGGCTAAAACCGGGCGGGAAATTTTTGCTGAACTGTTTATGGACACCGGCGGAGCTTGCGGCCAACATTCCGGCCGCGATGAAGCGGTACATTGCCAGTCGCTCGATTGGGTTTTACATCATTAATGCAGTCGACATTGCGCAGCAGCTGGGCCTTGGCGGCCGTATCAATATGGTGATGCAGGCGGCTTTCTTTAAACTGGCGGCGATTATTCCGCTGGCCGACGCAGTGCGTTATCTTAAGGACGCGGTTGTCCAGTCCTACGGCAAACAGGGGCAGGCTGTCATCGACATGAACTGGGCGGCGATCGAGCGCGGCACTGAGCAGCTGCACCGGGTGCAGGTGCCTCAGGACTGGTTAAGTGCGGTCGATGAACAGGCGCCGTGTATGGGCCAGTTACCGGACTTTATTGAACAGGTCATGCTGCCGATGAATCGTCAGCAAGGCGATCAACTGCCTGTCAGTACTTTTACCGGCAGGGAAGACGGGACATTCCCGCTGGGGGTTACGGCCTGGGAAAAGCGGGGTATTGCCGTCAAGGTGCCGGAATGGCAGGCCGGCCCATGCATTCAGTGCAATCAGTGTTCTTATGTTTGTCCCCATGCCGTCATCCGCCCGCTGCTGCTCAATCAGGAAGAACTAAACAATGCTCCCGCAGGCTTGGCCGTAAAACCGGCGCAGGGCTATCCGGGGCTTCAGTTTCACCTGGCGATCTCCGCGCTGGACTGCACCGGCTGCGGCAACTGCGCCGACATTTGCCCGGCTAAGGAGCCGGCCCTGGTCATGCAACCACTGGCCAGCCAGCAGCCGTACAATGATGAATGGTGGTCCTTCGCCGGCACGATTTCGGTTAAACCGGTTCCTGACAAGCAGCAGCTGACGGTAAAGGGGAGTCAGTTTGCCCAGCCGCTGCTCGAGTTTTCCGGGGCCTGCGCCGGTTGCGGCGAAACCCCGTACGCCAAACTGGTTACCCAGCTTGTGGGTGACCGCATGATGATTGCCAATGCCGCCGGCTGCTCGACCGTGTGGGGCGGCAGCGCTCCGTCTGTAGCGTACACCACCAATGCCAAGGGCCAGGGGCCTGCCTGGGGCTTCTCGCTGTTTGAGGATAATGCTGAATATGGCCTGGGGATGCACCTGGGTGTACAGCAGGTGCGCCGGAATCTGGCCGGACTGATCCAAACAGCACTGGCGCAGCCTGTCGGGGAGCCGCTGGCAAGCGCCCTGCAGGCTTGGTTAACCCATAAGGATCAGGGGGAAGGGACCCGGGAGCGGGCTGAGCGGTTACTCACTGCTCTGGCAGCGGCGAAAGGCAGTAATGCCCTGTTAAACGAAATTTACGGGTACCGTGATTTCCTGGTCAAACGGTCGCAGTGGATTTTCGGCGGGGACGGCTGGGCTTATGATATCGGTTTCGGCGGGCTGGATCATGTTCTGGCCGCCGGCGAAGATATCAATGTGCTTGTCTTTGACACCGAGGTGTATTCCAATACCGGCGGTCAGTCCTCCAAAGCCACGCCGACCGCGGCGATTGCCCAATTTGCCGCCGGCGGCAAGGAAATACGCAAAAAAGATCTGGGTATCATGATGCTGTCTTATGGCTATATTTATGTGGCGCAAATCGCCATGGGGGCCGATAAAAAGCAGACGCTCCAAGCGATTGCCGAAGCCGAAGCCTATCCAGGCCCTTCCCTGATTATTGCCTATGCTCCCTGCGTGAATCACGGAATCCGCGGCGGGCTGAGGAGTCAGCTGCAGGCCAAACAGGCAGTGGCGGCAGGCTATTGGCCGCTGTACCGTTTTAACCCCCAGTTGCAAGCGCAGGGAAAAAATCCCTTCCAACTCGATTCTCCGGAACCTACGGCCAGCTTCCAGGAGTTCCTGCAGAGCGAAGTCCGGTATGCCGCGCTTCAGCGGCAATTTCCTGATAAGGCCCAAGTCTTGTTCGCGAAAGCCGAGCGGGAGGCGAAGGACAGGATCGACAGCTACAGGCGGTTGGCCAGTCAGTAG
- a CDS encoding helix-turn-helix domain-containing protein, whose protein sequence is MFSREIFGHRLKNLRQAHDLTQEQLAAEFAVTKQTVSYWEKGDRLPPLNVATGLAIYFNVSLDYIVGLSDNKKRR, encoded by the coding sequence ATGTTTTCACGAGAAATTTTTGGTCACAGGTTAAAAAATTTACGCCAAGCACATGATTTGACGCAGGAACAATTAGCGGCAGAATTTGCTGTTACCAAACAAACTGTAAGCTACTGGGAAAAAGGTGACAGGCTGCCCCCACTGAATGTTGCTACAGGTTTAGCCATATACTTCAACGTGTCCTTGGACTACATAGTTGGCTTGTCTGATAATAAGAAAAGAAGATAG
- a CDS encoding SDR family NAD(P)-dependent oxidoreductase, which yields MKEFDGKIVVVTGGSEGIGKAAVQRFCEDGAQCIIVSRNEVKGRDYAAELTARGYKAGYVSADVGKVGEIKGMVRTVMARYGRLDVLINCAGVNVRKLALDYTEEDWDYIIDINLKGSFFCCLECGQAMVAQGSGAIVTLSSLQGHIVLPERTIYAASKGGVRQFTKGMANEWAKSGVRINSISPAFISTPMVEKVMNDACWRQLIEARTPLGRTGTPREVAELIVFLASPRAGYITGADIVIDGGWTAS from the coding sequence ATGAAAGAGTTTGACGGGAAGATTGTTGTCGTTACAGGGGGGAGTGAAGGGATCGGCAAAGCGGCCGTGCAGCGGTTTTGCGAGGACGGTGCCCAGTGCATTATTGTAAGCAGGAATGAGGTCAAAGGCCGGGACTATGCCGCTGAGCTGACCGCCAGGGGGTATAAGGCCGGTTACGTTAGCGCTGATGTTGGCAAGGTTGGCGAGATCAAGGGCATGGTCCGGACGGTTATGGCGCGCTACGGGCGGCTTGATGTGCTGATCAATTGTGCCGGGGTCAATGTAAGGAAACTGGCCCTGGATTACACGGAAGAAGACTGGGACTATATTATCGATATCAATCTCAAGGGGTCCTTTTTCTGTTGTTTGGAATGCGGCCAAGCGATGGTTGCCCAGGGTTCAGGCGCTATTGTGACCTTAAGCTCCTTGCAAGGCCATATCGTGCTGCCTGAACGGACCATCTATGCGGCCAGCAAGGGCGGCGTCAGACAGTTTACCAAAGGGATGGCCAATGAATGGGCCAAAAGCGGCGTCAGAATCAACTCGATTTCGCCGGCTTTCATCAGTACCCCGATGGTGGAAAAAGTAATGAACGATGCTTGCTGGCGGCAGTTGATTGAAGCACGGACCCCGCTGGGACGGACCGGAACTCCCCGTGAGGTGGCGGAGCTGATCGTTTTCCTGGCATCACCGCGGGCCGGCTATATTACCGGCGCCGACATTGTCATTGACGGCGGCTGGACAGCCAGCTAA
- a CDS encoding MFS transporter, producing the protein MKRYRWVVLGLMVLLTFINYVDRASLSIVAPYVMEEFALSPAQMGVLFSGFFASYALFCFIGGYVSDIYGPKKTITIALILWSVFAAAPAVAWSFASLLVFRILFGAGEGPVSSVTNKMINNWFPATERAKAKGITDTGMSLGAALAGPIVGLIAVQYGWRISFITLAVMGFVWVIFWQRLVTDLPKDHPHVSPAELQEIETGKVTSVQTTVKLPLSYYIKQPIIVATVVAFFATNYATYFFLTWFPSYLVMAHNLSIKNMAIVSVIPWLFGALGYGLGGFISDYLVKKLGKLVLARKLVISVCLAGAAVSIGLCGLVSTATAAVALMSCGIFFAYLATPSYWAIIQDSVQSDSVGRVGGFVHFLSNTAGIFAPSVTGYIVQVSGHFTSAFFLTGGLAITGALLVAVFAKPVKGSAAPGL; encoded by the coding sequence ATGAAAAGATATCGCTGGGTAGTTCTGGGTCTTATGGTGCTGTTAACCTTTATCAACTATGTCGACCGGGCATCACTGTCGATCGTGGCGCCGTATGTTATGGAAGAGTTTGCTCTTTCCCCGGCGCAGATGGGGGTTTTGTTCAGTGGTTTTTTTGCCAGCTATGCACTGTTTTGTTTTATTGGCGGTTATGTATCAGATATTTACGGTCCGAAGAAAACAATTACCATTGCGTTGATATTGTGGTCGGTGTTTGCAGCGGCCCCGGCTGTGGCCTGGAGTTTTGCTTCCCTGCTTGTTTTCCGGATCCTGTTTGGCGCCGGGGAAGGGCCGGTAAGCTCGGTTACCAATAAAATGATCAATAACTGGTTCCCGGCAACCGAACGGGCCAAAGCCAAAGGCATTACCGATACGGGTATGTCGCTGGGGGCTGCCCTGGCCGGGCCCATCGTCGGCCTGATTGCCGTTCAATACGGCTGGCGGATATCCTTTATTACCTTAGCTGTGATGGGGTTTGTCTGGGTAATTTTCTGGCAGCGGCTGGTAACCGATCTGCCGAAGGATCACCCGCATGTATCCCCGGCAGAGCTGCAGGAGATTGAAACAGGTAAGGTCACCTCGGTACAAACGACGGTAAAACTGCCGCTGAGCTACTACATTAAGCAGCCAATCATTGTGGCGACTGTTGTGGCATTTTTTGCCACAAATTACGCAACCTACTTCTTTTTGACATGGTTTCCCAGCTATCTTGTCATGGCCCATAATCTGAGCATTAAAAATATGGCCATCGTCAGTGTTATTCCCTGGCTGTTTGGCGCGTTAGGGTACGGCCTGGGGGGCTTTATATCCGATTACCTGGTTAAAAAACTTGGCAAGCTGGTGTTGGCCAGAAAGCTAGTTATCTCGGTATGCCTGGCCGGGGCTGCCGTGTCCATCGGCCTGTGCGGCCTGGTGTCAACCGCGACGGCGGCTGTGGCCTTGATGTCGTGCGGTATATTCTTTGCGTATCTGGCAACCCCCTCCTATTGGGCGATCATCCAGGACTCGGTACAGAGCGACAGTGTGGGCCGCGTGGGCGGGTTTGTGCATTTTCTGTCGAACACCGCCGGTATTTTTGCCCCGAGCGTCACCGGCTACATCGTCCAGGTCTCCGGTCACTTTACCAGTGCCTTCTTTTTAACCGGGGGCCTGGCGATAACGGGAGCCCTGTTGGTAGCGGTGTTTGCCAAACCGGTCAAGGGATCGGCCGCACCTGGTCTTTAA
- a CDS encoding VanZ family protein produces the protein MKTLALLFFGGWMLLIIWFSAQPAAESKGLSGMVVQALADMLTTLLPVAQSAKEQQLLIQHLHGFVRKVAHGVNYFVLGCLAYQALRLHLGIQKKAWLVAVTMLFCAAFAAVDELHQVYVPGRSGELRDVMIDSGSALAGILFCSRYGSRKGQS, from the coding sequence ATGAAAACTTTGGCACTGTTGTTTTTTGGCGGCTGGATGCTGCTGATTATTTGGTTTTCCGCACAGCCGGCCGCTGAGTCTAAGGGGCTGAGCGGAATGGTGGTTCAAGCGCTGGCCGACATGCTGACAACCCTGCTGCCTGTGGCTCAGAGTGCGAAAGAACAGCAACTGCTGATTCAGCACTTACACGGGTTTGTGAGAAAGGTGGCCCATGGGGTCAACTATTTTGTCCTGGGCTGTCTGGCTTATCAGGCCTTGCGTTTGCATCTGGGCATACAGAAAAAGGCGTGGCTGGTGGCTGTCACTATGCTTTTTTGCGCCGCTTTTGCCGCTGTGGATGAATTGCACCAGGTCTATGTGCCGGGCCGCAGCGGTGAGCTGCGGGATGTGATGATCGATAGCGGCAGTGCCCTGGCGGGCATCCTCTTTTGTTCACGATATGGAAGCCGCAAGGGACAGTCCTGA
- a CDS encoding molybdopterin-binding protein yields the protein MEEVVIIPTGDEIRQGLVLDTNSPQIMALALGVWPACRIVRAVPPPDGKAEIQEEVRGWGQGRGIIFLTGGSGGGKVCDSSLAVDCTHEAVLDIVQGGEAVELIGSNGHLLAKIVVGRFKDKLVVTLPGPTVEAVSGAKAVLESAAEDIDCKTLAIQVARAIVAQYPVKGENRFRLPLTKEPAGQ from the coding sequence ATGGAAGAAGTCGTTATTATTCCCACCGGCGATGAAATTAGGCAAGGCCTTGTGCTGGACACAAATTCCCCGCAGATCATGGCGCTGGCCCTGGGGGTTTGGCCTGCGTGCCGCATTGTCAGAGCGGTTCCGCCCCCTGACGGGAAAGCGGAGATTCAAGAAGAGGTGCGGGGCTGGGGCCAAGGCCGGGGCATTATATTTTTAACAGGTGGTTCCGGTGGCGGTAAGGTGTGTGACAGTAGTTTGGCAGTAGACTGTACGCATGAAGCTGTCCTGGATATTGTACAAGGGGGTGAGGCGGTCGAACTGATCGGCAGCAACGGGCATCTGCTGGCGAAAATTGTTGTGGGCAGATTTAAAGATAAGTTAGTTGTTACCCTGCCCGGACCTACAGTGGAGGCTGTCAGCGGGGCTAAGGCTGTTTTGGAAAGTGCAGCAGAAGATATTGATTGTAAGACATTGGCAATACAAGTAGCCCGGGCTATTGTTGCGCAGTATCCGGTGAAGGGAGAAAACCGTTTCCGCCTGCCTTTAACCAAGGAACCTGCGGGCCAATAA